A region of the Culex quinquefasciatus strain JHB chromosome 1, VPISU_Cqui_1.0_pri_paternal, whole genome shotgun sequence genome:
ATATGTCGCGAGTttaattaggttttttttatgaaaacttgcGATTCGAGGTGCCACCATTCTTTTGCTTCGACACGCATCTAGTGGAGGATTGCGGAGGCGAAGGCATTGGCAGTATGCCGGACGATTTGGAGTTCGACGAGCTGAACGACTGGGAAGAGTGCACGAAGATTTAGTTCGGTTGAAACAGAGGGAAGCGAGGTTGCAGCTGGATCTGAACGTGTTGATGATGCCGAACATGCTAGAAACGCAGCATCCGACGTCACATCCGGCAATGCAGCAGCATCATTTGGAGAAATCGCAGCAGCGGGGAGAAAAGTAAGGAGGGGATTTTGAATGATGGGAGATTGTtgattaattttatgtttattgtaGGTGGTTTCTTCATCGGTCTTCAGCCAAGCTTTCCGTTGTCGAAACCCGCTTAGATGCGTATCTTTTTGGCGGACGAATTCCCGGCATAACGAACCAGCCGACGTTTACGATTCCAGTAAACTTTCCTCCGGCGTTTAACATGGTTGCCGCCGTTGAACTTCAACCAGCGGCTGGTTC
Encoded here:
- the LOC119768744 gene encoding uncharacterized protein LOC119768744; translated protein: MMPNMLETQHPTSHPAMQQHHLEKSQQRGEKWFLHRSSAKLSVVETRLDAYLFGGRIPGITNQPTFTIPVNFPPAFNMVAAVELQPAAGSGGSAKSSGVESAPLSSTAAAGSESLSAAAQKLQNYQQNQKKMQHHRVRLNRSGEYEAYAIVPLL